One segment of Yersinia kristensenii DNA contains the following:
- the aceA gene encoding isocitrate lyase has product MTASRTQQIQQLEQEWKSPRWEGITRPYSAEEVVKLRGSVNPECTLAQHGAKRLWELLHGKSRKDYINCLGALTGGQALQQAKAGVEAIYLSGWQVAADANTASSMYPDQSLYPVDSVPAVVKRINNSFRRADQIQWSNNIEPGSKGYTDYFLPIVADAEAGFGGVLNAFELMKAMIEAGAAGVHFEDQLAAVKKCGHMGGKVLVPTQEAIQKLVAARLAADVLGVPTLLIARTDADAADLLTSDCDPHDSEFISGDRTAEGFFRTHAGIEQAISRGLAYAPYADLVWCETSTPDLALAKRFADAIHAQFPGKLLAYNCSPSFNWKKNLTDQQIASFQDDLSAMGYKYQFITLAGIHSMWFNMFDLAHAYAQGEGMKHYVEKVQQPEFAAVERGYTFASHQQEVGTGYFDKVTNIIQGGESSVTALTGSTEEQQF; this is encoded by the coding sequence ATGACTGCCTCTCGTACTCAGCAAATTCAGCAATTGGAACAGGAATGGAAATCACCGCGCTGGGAGGGGATTACTCGCCCGTACAGTGCCGAAGAAGTGGTTAAGCTGCGTGGCTCAGTTAACCCTGAATGCACACTGGCGCAGCACGGCGCTAAGAGATTGTGGGAATTATTGCACGGTAAATCGCGCAAAGATTATATCAACTGTCTGGGCGCGTTGACCGGTGGGCAGGCGTTACAGCAAGCGAAAGCTGGGGTCGAGGCTATTTATCTGTCCGGTTGGCAGGTCGCAGCAGATGCAAACACTGCATCAAGCATGTATCCGGATCAATCACTGTATCCGGTCGACTCGGTGCCTGCGGTGGTGAAACGTATCAATAACAGCTTCCGCCGTGCAGATCAGATTCAATGGTCGAATAATATTGAGCCGGGTAGCAAAGGTTATACCGACTATTTCCTACCAATTGTGGCGGATGCTGAGGCCGGTTTTGGCGGTGTGTTGAATGCATTTGAACTGATGAAAGCGATGATTGAGGCGGGTGCCGCGGGGGTGCATTTTGAAGACCAACTGGCGGCGGTGAAAAAATGTGGCCATATGGGGGGAAAAGTTTTGGTACCAACGCAAGAAGCAATTCAAAAGTTGGTCGCCGCCCGTCTGGCTGCCGACGTGCTGGGGGTGCCAACCCTGCTTATTGCCCGTACTGATGCAGATGCCGCTGATTTGCTGACCTCTGATTGTGACCCGCATGATAGCGAATTTATCAGTGGCGATCGCACCGCTGAGGGCTTCTTCCGCACCCATGCCGGTATTGAACAAGCCATCAGCCGCGGTCTGGCCTATGCCCCTTATGCCGATTTGGTGTGGTGTGAAACTTCAACACCGGATTTGGCGCTGGCTAAACGTTTTGCTGATGCCATTCACGCACAATTCCCTGGTAAGTTACTGGCTTACAACTGCTCGCCGTCATTTAACTGGAAAAAGAACCTGACTGACCAGCAGATTGCCAGCTTCCAGGATGACCTGTCTGCCATGGGTTACAAATACCAGTTTATTACCTTGGCGGGTATCCACAGCATGTGGTTCAACATGTTCGATCTGGCCCATGCTTATGCGCAGGGCGAGGGCATGAAGCATTATGTTGAGAAAGTTCAGCAGCCAGAATTCGCGGCTGTTGAGCGCGGCTATACTTTTGCATCCCATCAGCAGGAAGTGGGCACCGGCTACTTTGATAAAGTCACTAATATCATTCAGGGCGGCGAGTCTTCCGTGACGGCATTAACCGGCTCGACGGAAGAACAGCAATTTTAA
- the aceK gene encoding bifunctional isocitrate dehydrogenase kinase/phosphatase: MAVKLEHLIAQTILQGFDAQYGRFLEVTAGAQHRFEQAEWHAVQQAMKKRIHLYDHHVGLVVEQLKHITDQRCFDVDFLARVKEIYTELLPDYPRFEIAESFFNSVYCRLFKHRDLTPDKLFVFSSQPEQRFREIPRPLARDFTPKGNLSGMLQLVLNDLPLRLPWEDLPRDIGYIVAALRKNFTAEQLADARFQIANELFYRNKAAWLVGKLRLADGVHPFLLPIHHNESGALFIDTCLTSRAEASIVFGFARSYFMVYAPLPAAMVEWLREILPGKSTAELYMAIGCQKHGKTESYREYLTFVHQSNEQFIIAPGVKGMVMLVFTLPSFDRVFKVIKDEFAPQKEVSQARVLECYQLVKEHDRVGRMADTQEYENFVIDKHRISAELLAELQREVPEKLEDLGDQIIIKHLYMERRMTPLNLYMEQANDQQLKDAIEEYGNAIKQLAAANIFPGDMLFKNFGVTRHGRVVFYDYDEICYMTEVNFRDIPPPRYPEDEMASEPWYSVSPNDVFPEEFRHFLCSDRKVRHFFEEMHSDLFHASYWRGLQQRIKDGHVEDVFAYRRKQRFSQRVIS, from the coding sequence ATGGCGGTAAAACTGGAACACTTAATCGCTCAGACAATTTTGCAGGGGTTCGATGCGCAATATGGCCGCTTTCTGGAGGTCACTGCTGGCGCTCAGCATCGCTTTGAACAGGCTGAGTGGCATGCCGTACAGCAGGCGATGAAGAAGCGTATTCACCTCTATGACCACCATGTCGGTCTGGTGGTCGAGCAATTGAAACATATTACTGACCAGCGCTGTTTTGATGTCGATTTTCTGGCGCGAGTAAAAGAAATCTACACCGAGTTGCTGCCGGATTATCCGCGCTTCGAGATCGCTGAAAGTTTTTTTAATTCAGTCTATTGCCGGTTGTTCAAACACCGAGATTTAACGCCGGATAAATTGTTTGTTTTCAGCTCACAACCGGAGCAGCGCTTTCGTGAGATCCCTCGCCCATTAGCGCGTGATTTCACCCCCAAGGGCAATTTGAGTGGCATGTTGCAGCTAGTGCTTAATGATTTGCCGCTGCGTTTACCCTGGGAAGATCTGCCTCGCGATATTGGCTATATTGTGGCGGCACTGCGGAAAAACTTTACCGCTGAGCAACTCGCGGATGCCCGCTTTCAAATTGCTAATGAACTGTTTTATCGCAATAAAGCCGCCTGGTTGGTGGGGAAGTTGCGGCTGGCGGATGGGGTCCACCCATTCCTGTTGCCTATCCATCACAATGAATCAGGCGCACTATTTATTGATACCTGTTTAACCAGTAGGGCAGAGGCCAGTATCGTGTTCGGCTTCGCCCGTTCTTATTTTATGGTGTATGCGCCATTACCGGCGGCGATGGTGGAATGGCTGCGGGAAATATTACCGGGTAAATCGACCGCTGAATTGTATATGGCGATTGGCTGTCAAAAGCACGGTAAAACAGAAAGTTACCGTGAATATCTCACTTTTGTTCATCAATCTAACGAGCAATTTATTATCGCCCCAGGGGTCAAAGGCATGGTGATGTTGGTGTTTACCCTGCCGTCATTTGATCGGGTGTTTAAGGTGATTAAAGATGAGTTTGCGCCGCAAAAAGAGGTCAGTCAGGCGCGAGTTTTAGAATGCTATCAATTGGTTAAAGAGCACGACCGGGTAGGGCGCATGGCGGATACCCAAGAGTATGAGAATTTTGTGATTGATAAGCACCGCATCAGTGCTGAACTGCTGGCGGAGCTACAACGGGAAGTGCCGGAGAAACTGGAAGATTTAGGCGATCAAATCATTATTAAGCACCTGTATATGGAGCGGCGGATGACGCCATTGAATCTCTATATGGAGCAGGCCAATGATCAGCAGTTGAAGGATGCTATTGAAGAATACGGCAATGCCATTAAACAGTTGGCGGCGGCGAATATTTTCCCCGGTGATATGTTGTTTAAGAACTTCGGCGTAACCCGCCATGGGCGTGTGGTGTTCTACGATTATGATGAAATTTGCTATATGACCGAGGTGAATTTCCGTGATATTCCGCCACCGCGCTATCCGGAAGATGAGATGGCCAGTGAGCCGTGGTATAGCGTCTCGCCCAATGATGTTTTCCCAGAAGAGTTTCGTCATTTTTTGTGCAGTGACCGGAAAGTGCGGCACTTTTTTGAGGAAATGCACAGCGACTTGTTCCACGCCAGCTATTGGCGAGGGTTGCAGCAGCGTATTAAAGATGGGCATGTGGAGGATGTTTTTGCCTATAGACGAAAACAACGATTCTCCCAGAGAGTGATCTCTTGA